Below is a window of Pseudomonas eucalypticola DNA.
GTCTCGGACATGGCGGCCTACCAGATTAGGGGTAGGCCGAGTCTAGAGGGCGGTATGGCGCAGGGGTAGCAAGATTGATGAGGGTGATGGTGCAACGTCAGCCGCTGCCCCGGGGCGGTTGACAGGGCAAGGGGGTGGGCAAGGATGGCAGCGAGGACTGCAAATGCGCATTTTCGGGCTTGGCTTTCCAATATCGGCCCCCGGACTTTCGGTGGCAGTGAAACTGGTACTCACTGACGTAGGGATAGCTATTGATTTGGTAGTGAAACCTGCTGCATCAAAATGATGAGCGGTGCCGGGACCGCCCCGCAGAAAAAGGGCGCCCATTGCAGGCGCCCTTTTTTATCAGCCGATGGTCATCAAGCTGGCATTGCCCCCCGCCGCAGCGGTGTTCACGCTCAACGCACGCTCGATCACCAGGCGCTCCAGGGCGATGTTGGTTTCGCCATGGGACAAGCCCTGCACGCCAACGATGGCGCCAGCACGCTTGGCCACTTGCTGGCATACCGCGCGCAGTTGATCCGAGTCGCCGTGATGTAGCACGGCATCGAACACGACTTCGTCCTTGGTCCATTCCGGCACCAGCTGGATGCGTGCCTGAACGTCCTTCGGCAGGCGCGCGCGCAGTGGTTTGCTCAGCTCGCTGTCGGGCCATACGGCGGTGCTGCCCACGGCCAGGGCGGCGGCCAGTTGCACCAGCAGGTCGGCTTCCTGGTCAGCCAGGCACAGCACATGCTCGCGTGGCAGGATGCTGTAGCTGTTGCGTTCGCCGGTCGGGCCTGTCAGTTGGCGGGTCACGCCGCTTTGGGACTGTTGGGCGTACTGGCCGCACAGCGTGGCCAGTTCGCCGTGCTGGTTGCTGCCGGCCCAGGCTTGCAGCGCTTGCAGGGGCTTGGACAAGGCATCACGCAGGCGCACGTCCGGCGCGCTCTCGCCGTCGGCACGCTTGAAGGTGTGCTCGATGGCACCTTCGGGGCGGGTGGACAGCAGGCGGTACAGGTACAGCGGGCCACCGGCTTTCGGGCCGGTGCCGGACAGGCCTTCGCCGCCGAACGGTTGCACGCCCACCACGGCGCCAACGATGTTGCGGTTGACGTAGACGTTACCGGCATTGACGTTGTCGATGACTTTGGCGATGGTCTCGTCGATGCGGGTGTGCACGCCCAGGGTCAGACCGTAGCCGGAAGCGTTGATCTGCTCGATCAACTGGTCCAGGTTCTTGCGGTTGTAGCGCACCACGTGCAGTACCGGGCCGAAGATCTCGCGCTGCAGTTCGTCGAAGCTTTCCAGCTCGATCAGGGTGGGCATCACGAAGGTGCCGCGCTTCACTTCCTCGGCATCGGCGATGGCCACCTGGTACACGCTGCGGCCTTTGTCGCGCATGCCCTGGATGTGCTTCTCGATACCGGCCTTGGCTTCGGCGTCGATCACCGGGCCAATGTCCACGCTCAGGCGTTCGGGGTTGCCCAGGCGCGATTCGGCCATGGCGCCCTTGAGCATCTCGATCACGCGGTCGGCGGAATCTTCCTGCAGGCACAACACCCGCAGGGCCGAGCAGCGCTGGCCAGCGGAGTCGAAGGCGGAGGACACGACGTCGATGACCACCTGTTCGGTCAGTGCCGAAGAGTCGACGATCATGGCGTTCTGGCCGCCGGTTTCGGCGATCAGCGGGATGGGCCGGCCCTGGGCATCCAGGCGGCCAGCGACGTTGCGCTGCAGCAGGTGCGCCACTTCCGTGGAGCCGGTGAACATCACGCCCTTGACGCGCTCATCACCCACCAGGCGGGCGCCCACGGTTTCGCCGCGGCCGGGCAGCAACTGCACCACGCCCTCGGGGATACCGGCTTCCAGCAGCAGGCGCACGGCTTGGGCGGCGACCAGCGGGGTCTGTTCCGCCGGCTTGGCCAGTACCGGGTTGCCGGCGGCCAAGGCGGCGGCCACCTGGCCCGTGAAGATGGCCAGCGGGAAGTTCCACGGGCTGATGCACACCACCGGGCCCAGTGGTCGGTGGGCGTCGTTGCTGAAGTCATTTCGGGCCTGCACCGCGTAGTAGCGCAGGAAGTCCACGGCTTCGCGCACCTCGGCGATGGCGTTGGCGAAGGTCTTGCCGGCTTCGCGGGCCAGCAGGCCCATCAGCGGCTGGATCTCGGCTTCCATCAGGTCGGCGGCGCGTTCCAGGATCGCGGCGCGTTCGGTGGGCGGGGTCGCCTGCCAGATCGGGCCATTGCTCATGGCACACAGCAAGGCGTTGTCCACGTCTTCGACGGTGGCTTCCTGGACATGGCCGACCACGTCGCGGTGGTCGGAGGGGTTCAATACTGCCTGGGCCACTTCGTTGCTGGCCGGGCAGCCAAGCATTGGCGCGGCTTTCCAGTCATTGTGGGCCGTGCTCAGCAGGGCGCAGGACAGCGACGCCAGGCGGTGTTCGTTGGCCATGTCGATACCGGCCGAGTTGGCCCGCTCACTGCCATACAGGTCGCGCGGCAAGGGAATGCGCGGGTGCGGCAAGCCGACATTGCCTTCCTGGGTCGCCATGCGGTCGATGGTGCTGACCGGGTCAGCCACCAGTTCCTGGATGGAGATGGAAGTGTCGGCGATGCGGTTGACGAACGAGGTGTTGGCGCCATTTTCCAGCAGGCGTCGTACCAGGTAGGCCAGCAGGGTTTCATGGGTACCGACCGGTGCGTACACGCGGCACGGACGGTTCAGCTTGCCATCGGCAACCTTGCCCACCACTTGCTCGTACAAGGGTTCGCCCATGCCGTGCAGGCACTGGAACTCGTACTGCCCGGGGTAATAGTTCTGGCCGGCGATGTGGTAGATGGCTGATAGCGTGTGGGCGTTGTGGGTGGCGAACTGCGGGTAGATGACTTCCGGCACCGACAGCAGCTTGCGCGCACAGGCGATGTAGGACACGTCGGTGTACACCTTGCGGGTGTACACCGGGTAGCCTTCCAGGCCTTCGACCTGGGCGCGCTTGATCTCGCTGTCCCAGTAAGCGCCTTTCACCAGGCGGATCATCAGGCGGTGGCGGCTGCGGCGCGCCAGATCGATGACGTAGTCGATCACGTACGGGCAGCGCTTCTGGTAGGCCTGAATGACGAAACCGATACCGTTCCAGCCCGTCAGTTGCGGCTCGAAACACAGGCGCTCGAGCAGGTCCAGCGACAGCTCCAGGCGGTCGGCTTCCTCGGCGTCGATGTTCAGGCCGATGTCGTATTGCTTGGCCAGCAGGGTCAGCGACAGCAGGCGCGGGTACAACTCGTCCATGACGCGCTCGTACTGCGCGCGGCTGTAGCGCGGGTGCAGGGCCGAAAGCTTGATGGAGATGCCCGGACCTTCATAGATGCCGCGGCCGTGGGAGGCCTTGCCGATCGAATGAATGGCCTGCTCGTACGACGCCAGGTATTTCTGCGCGTCATGTTCGGTCAGCGCGGCCTCACCCAGCATGTCGTAGGAGTAGCGGAAGCCCTTGGCTTCGAACTTGCTGGCGTTGGCCAGGGCTTCGGCGATGGTCTCGCCGGTGACGAACTGTTCGCCCATCAGGCGCATGGCCATGTCGACGCCCTTGCGGATCATCGGTTCGCCGCTTTTGCCGATGATGCGGCTCAGGGAGGAGGTCAGGCCGGCTTCGTTGTGGGTCGACACCAGCTTGCCGGTCAGCAGCAGGCCCCAGGTGGCAGCGTTGACGAACAGCGACGGGCTGTTGCCCAGGTGCGGCTGCCAGTTGCCGTTGCTGATCTTGTCGCGGATCAGGGCATCGCGGGTGCCCTTGTCAGGGATGCGCAGCAGGGCTTCGGCCAGGCACATCAGCGCCACGCCTTCCTGGGATGACAGGGAGAACTCCTGCAGCAGGCCCTGGACGATCCCTGCGCGGCCGCCCGCGCTTTTCTGGTTGCGCAGCTTCTCGGCGATGCCGGCGGCCAGCTTGTTGGTGGCCTCGGCCATGGCTATCGGCAGGCGCGCCTGCTCCAGCAGCATGGGCACCACTTCCTGCTCGGGGCGGCGGTAGGCGCCAGTGATGGCTGCGCGCAGCACCGACTGCGGCAGGATGCTTTCGGCAAATTCCAGGAAGCACTGGTGGCTGTGGTCGGCCTGCAGGTCGCCGGCTTCGTCGGCGCCGTTGTGGGCGTGGCCATTGAGTTCAGGCAGTGTGGCGCCACCCTCGAGCTTTTCCAGGTAATTGAAAATCGCCTGCTTGATCAACCAGTGTGGGGTGCGGTCGATGGCATGGGCGGCTGTTTTCAGTCGCTCGCGGGTAGGGTCGTCAAGTTTGACCCCCAGGGTGGTCGTCGCCAATTTCTTGTCCTCATCAAGGCCACGTAGGGTGTGGCAATAAAGCCGGCGGCAAGATTAGCCGTTGCTCACGGTAGGGTGCAACCAGGTGCAACCCATATTTCGATGAAAAGTTGCACCTGTTATCAGGTCATTAATTCGGTGTAGAGAATCTGCACAACGCCGGTGCGCGATCCGTCACCAATGCTCCCAAAAGAAGCAGATTCAAGCATTTGCCGCGGTTCTGCGACTGTTCTGTAACAAGGTGCAACTTGCAGGCCATCGGCGGTTGCGCCTCGTCCGCGCCTGCCTCTACGATGCACTGCTTCGGTGCAACCCTGTGTATCGAGCCGTGTCCTTCGTTCAAGAGGGTGCAACCCGGGTTGCCCTCAAAACAACAATGAAAAAGGAACTTCCCCATGGGTGTGAGCAACCCCACGCTGATCACGTTTGTCATCTACATCGCTGCCATGGTGCTGATAGGTCTGGTGGCCTACCGGGCTACCCAAAACTTGTCTGACTACATTCTGGGTGGCAGGCGCCTCGGCAGCCTGGTCACCGCTTTGTCAGCGGGTGCGTCGGACATGAGCGGCTGGCTGCTGATGGGCTTGCCCGGTGCCATCTACCTGTCTGGCCTCTCGGCGAGCTGGATCGCCATTGGCCTGGTGGCGGGGGCCTATCTCAATTGGCTGTTCGTGGCAGGCCGTTTGCGGGTGCACACTGAACAGTGCGGCGACGCGCTGACGTTGCCCGATTACTTCACCAGCCGCTTCGAGGACCGCAGTGGTTCGCTGCGCATTATTTCAGCCGTGGTCATCCTGGTGTTTTTCACTATCTATTGCGCGTCGGGGATCGTCGCCGGAGCCCGCCTGTTCGAAAGCACCTTCGGCATGCCCTACGAAACCGCGCTGTGGGCCGGGGCGGCCGCGACCATCGCCTACACTTTCGTGGGTGGCTTTCTGGCCGTCAGCTGGACCGATACCGTGCAGGCCACGCTGGTGATTTTCGCGCTGATCCTCACGCCCATCGTGGCTCTGTTGGCCACCGGCGGCATCGACACCACCTTCCTGGCCATCGAGGCCAAGGACCCTGCCCACTTCGACATGCTGCGCGGTACTTCCGTGGTCGGCATCGTGTCGCTGCTGGGCTGGGGGCTGGGCTATTTTGGCCAGCCGCATATCCTGGCGCGGTTCATGGCCGCCGATTCGGTGAAATCCATCGCCAAGGCACGGCGCATTTCCATGGCATGGATGATCCTGTGCCTGGGTGGCACCGTGGCGGTAGGTTTTTTCGCCATCGCGTTCTTTGCCGGGCGCCCCGAACTGGCCGGCGCGGTCGAAGCCAACCATGAAAGGGTGTTCATCGAACTGGTGAAAGTGCTATTCAACCCGTGGGTGGTGGGGGTGTTGCTGTCGGCGATCCTGGCGGCGGTGATGAGCACGCTCAGTTGCCAGCTGCTGGTGTGTTCCAGCGCCCTGACGGAAGACCTCTACAAGGCGTTCTTGCGTAACGGTGCCAGCCAGCGTGAATTGGTGTGGGTAGGACGGGCCATGGTGCTGGCGGTAGCGCTGGTGGCGATCGCGCTGGCCGCCGACCCGGAGAACCGCGTGCTGGGGCTGGTCGCCTATGCCTGGGCCGGGTTTGGCGCGGCCTTCGGGCCAGTGGTGCTGCTGTCGGTGGTATGGCGCGGCATGACGCGTGACGGCGCACTCGCCGGCATTGTGGTGGGTGCGCTGACGGTGGTGCTGTGGAAGCACTACAGCCCCATCGAGCTGTACGAAATCATACCGGGCTTCCTCTTCGC
It encodes the following:
- the putP gene encoding sodium/proline symporter PutP, giving the protein MGVSNPTLITFVIYIAAMVLIGLVAYRATQNLSDYILGGRRLGSLVTALSAGASDMSGWLLMGLPGAIYLSGLSASWIAIGLVAGAYLNWLFVAGRLRVHTEQCGDALTLPDYFTSRFEDRSGSLRIISAVVILVFFTIYCASGIVAGARLFESTFGMPYETALWAGAAATIAYTFVGGFLAVSWTDTVQATLVIFALILTPIVALLATGGIDTTFLAIEAKDPAHFDMLRGTSVVGIVSLLGWGLGYFGQPHILARFMAADSVKSIAKARRISMAWMILCLGGTVAVGFFAIAFFAGRPELAGAVEANHERVFIELVKVLFNPWVVGVLLSAILAAVMSTLSCQLLVCSSALTEDLYKAFLRNGASQRELVWVGRAMVLAVALVAIALAADPENRVLGLVAYAWAGFGAAFGPVVLLSVVWRGMTRDGALAGIVVGALTVVLWKHYSPIELYEIIPGFLFAALAIWLVSLWGRAPSASMQARFEASRQMYQQDK
- the putA gene encoding trifunctional transcriptional regulator/proline dehydrogenase/L-glutamate gamma-semialdehyde dehydrogenase, producing MATTTLGVKLDDPTRERLKTAAHAIDRTPHWLIKQAIFNYLEKLEGGATLPELNGHAHNGADEAGDLQADHSHQCFLEFAESILPQSVLRAAITGAYRRPEQEVVPMLLEQARLPIAMAEATNKLAAGIAEKLRNQKSAGGRAGIVQGLLQEFSLSSQEGVALMCLAEALLRIPDKGTRDALIRDKISNGNWQPHLGNSPSLFVNAATWGLLLTGKLVSTHNEAGLTSSLSRIIGKSGEPMIRKGVDMAMRLMGEQFVTGETIAEALANASKFEAKGFRYSYDMLGEAALTEHDAQKYLASYEQAIHSIGKASHGRGIYEGPGISIKLSALHPRYSRAQYERVMDELYPRLLSLTLLAKQYDIGLNIDAEEADRLELSLDLLERLCFEPQLTGWNGIGFVIQAYQKRCPYVIDYVIDLARRSRHRLMIRLVKGAYWDSEIKRAQVEGLEGYPVYTRKVYTDVSYIACARKLLSVPEVIYPQFATHNAHTLSAIYHIAGQNYYPGQYEFQCLHGMGEPLYEQVVGKVADGKLNRPCRVYAPVGTHETLLAYLVRRLLENGANTSFVNRIADTSISIQELVADPVSTIDRMATQEGNVGLPHPRIPLPRDLYGSERANSAGIDMANEHRLASLSCALLSTAHNDWKAAPMLGCPASNEVAQAVLNPSDHRDVVGHVQEATVEDVDNALLCAMSNGPIWQATPPTERAAILERAADLMEAEIQPLMGLLAREAGKTFANAIAEVREAVDFLRYYAVQARNDFSNDAHRPLGPVVCISPWNFPLAIFTGQVAAALAAGNPVLAKPAEQTPLVAAQAVRLLLEAGIPEGVVQLLPGRGETVGARLVGDERVKGVMFTGSTEVAHLLQRNVAGRLDAQGRPIPLIAETGGQNAMIVDSSALTEQVVIDVVSSAFDSAGQRCSALRVLCLQEDSADRVIEMLKGAMAESRLGNPERLSVDIGPVIDAEAKAGIEKHIQGMRDKGRSVYQVAIADAEEVKRGTFVMPTLIELESFDELQREIFGPVLHVVRYNRKNLDQLIEQINASGYGLTLGVHTRIDETIAKVIDNVNAGNVYVNRNIVGAVVGVQPFGGEGLSGTGPKAGGPLYLYRLLSTRPEGAIEHTFKRADGESAPDVRLRDALSKPLQALQAWAGSNQHGELATLCGQYAQQSQSGVTRQLTGPTGERNSYSILPREHVLCLADQEADLLVQLAAALAVGSTAVWPDSELSKPLRARLPKDVQARIQLVPEWTKDEVVFDAVLHHGDSDQLRAVCQQVAKRAGAIVGVQGLSHGETNIALERLVIERALSVNTAAAGGNASLMTIG